In Phytoactinopolyspora mesophila, the following are encoded in one genomic region:
- a CDS encoding YqiJ family protein: MSEFIDTALTFPAVLFSFMLVVVIGYWVLVLLGGLGVDLFDADAAEGTGTDLLATAKLDGVPVTVALSLLIAFAWFTGLVGTVVIGELDVPTPAAIALGIVAVALAVLIAWIITSFVVMFVRRTLPQVRESSHSDFVGRLCVIRTAPLNDGTGQAEVTADDGSTAIIQVRQTGQDEFTNGSTALIFDYDGEVFWVSPFAAELDPGGRLTD, translated from the coding sequence ATGTCCGAGTTCATCGACACGGCTCTGACCTTTCCTGCGGTCTTGTTCAGCTTCATGCTGGTCGTGGTCATCGGTTACTGGGTTCTCGTCCTGCTGGGTGGTCTCGGCGTCGACTTGTTCGACGCCGACGCGGCTGAGGGCACCGGAACCGACTTGCTGGCCACAGCCAAACTCGATGGCGTTCCCGTCACCGTCGCCCTTTCCCTCCTCATCGCATTCGCGTGGTTCACCGGGCTCGTCGGGACCGTCGTCATCGGCGAGCTCGACGTACCTACGCCGGCCGCGATAGCTCTCGGCATCGTGGCCGTCGCACTGGCCGTGCTAATCGCGTGGATCATCACCTCGTTCGTCGTCATGTTCGTCCGTCGCACCCTCCCTCAGGTCCGAGAGTCGTCGCACAGCGACTTCGTCGGACGCCTGTGCGTGATCCGGACGGCCCCACTCAACGACGGCACCGGGCAAGCAGAAGTCACCGCCGACGACGGCTCCACAGCCATCATCCAGGTCCGGCAGACCGGCCAGGATGAATTCACCAACGGCAGCACCGCGCTGATATTCGACTACGACGGTGAGGTCTTCTGGGTCTCGCCGTTCGCCGCCGAACTCGATCCCGGCGGACGACTCACCGATTGA